In Rutidosis leptorrhynchoides isolate AG116_Rl617_1_P2 chromosome 2, CSIRO_AGI_Rlap_v1, whole genome shotgun sequence, one genomic interval encodes:
- the LOC139894686 gene encoding phospholipase D alpha 1, translated as MAQILIHGTLHVTIYEVDKLHAGGGNNIFKKIVANIEETVGFGKGTPKIYATVDLEKCRVGRTKKIEDEPENPRWYESFHIYCAHSASNVIFTVKDDNPIGATLIGRAYIPVEELLNGEEIDRWVEILDEDKNPISAGSKIHVKLQYFDVTQDRNWARGVSSAKYPGVPYTFFAQRQGCRVSLYQDAHVPDNFIPKIPLAGGKYYEPKRCWEDIFDAITNAKHFIYITGWSVYTQITLIRDSRRPKAGGDVTLGELLKKKASEGIRVLMLVWDDRTSVDVLKKDGLMATHDEDTENYFKNSDVHCILCPRNPDDGGSFIQDLQISAMFTHHQKIVVVDSAMPNGDPQNRRVVSFVGGIDLCDGRYDSQFHSLFRTLDTAHHDDFHQPNYTGASIAKGGPREPWHDIHSRLEGPVAWDVLFNFEQRWKKQGGKDILVNLRELDGVITPPSPVMFPDDPETWNVQVFRSIDGGAAFGFPDTPEEAVKSGLVSGKDNIIDRSIQDAYIHAIRRAKRFIYIENQYFLGSSYAWEFDDVKGEDVGALHLIPKELSLKIVSKIEAGEKFTVYVVVPMWPEGIPESASVQAILDWQRRTMEMMYKDIVRALEARGLKDDPRDYLTFFCLGNREVKRSGEYEPSERPDPDSDYLKAQEARRFMIYVHAKMMIVDDEYIIVGSANINQRSMDGARDSEIAMGAYQPYHLTTREPARGEVHGFRMALWYEHLGMLDDSFQNPESTECVKKVNQIAEKYWDLFASENLEQDLPGHLLRYPIGVASEGHVTELPGAEFFPDTKARVLGGKVDYLPPILTS; from the exons ATCGTGGCTAACATAGAAGAGACAGTTGGATTCGGGAAAGGAACTCCCAAAATTTATGCGACAGTCGATCTAGAAAAATGCAGAGTTGGACGAACTAAAAAAATCGAAGATGAACCCGAAAACCCAAGATGGTACGAGTCTTTCCACATTTATTGTGCTCACTCAGCTTCTAATGTCATATTCACTGTCAAAGATGATAATCCAATTGGTGCAACGTTAATCGGACGAGCTTATATTCCCGTTGAAGAACTCTTAAACGGTGAAGAAATCGATAGATGGGTCGAGATTTTAGATGAAGACAAAAATCCCATAAGTGCAGGTTCCAAAATCCATGTAAAGTTACAGTATTTTGATGTTACACAGGATCGAAACTGGGCCCGCGGAGTTAGTAGTGCGAAATATCCCGGAGTTCCGTACACGTTCTTCGCTCAAAGACAGGGATGTCGGGTTTCGTTATATCAAGATGCACACGTGCCCGATAATTTCATCCCCAAAATACCCCTCGCGGGTGGTAAATATTATGAACCGAAGAGATGTTGGGAAGATATATTTGATGCTATTACTAACGCGAAACACTTTATTTATATTACCGGGTGGTCGGTTTACACTCAGATAACTTTGATAAGAGATTCGAGAAGACCAAAGGCGGGAGGTGATGTCACGCTCGGTGAGCTTTTGAAAAAGAAAGCGAGTGAAGGTATTCGGGTTCTTATGCTTGTTTGGGACGATCGAACTTCGGTTGATGTACTAAAAAAAGACGGGCTAATGGCAACACACGATGAAGATACCGAAAACTACTTTAAAAATTCAGATGTTCATTGCATACTATGCCCTCGAAACCCCGACGATGGTGGAAGTTTCATTCAGGACCTTCAAATTTCGGCAATGTTCACTCACCATCAGAAAATTGTGGTGGTGGACTCCGCAATGCCCAACGGGGACCCACAAAACCGTCGGGTTGTAAGTTTTGTTGGCGGGATTGATCTTTGTGACGGTCGATACGATTCACAGTTTCACTCGCTTTTCCGAACGCTCGACACTGCACACCATGACGATTTCCATCAGCCGAACTACACTGGAGCTTCGATAGCTAAAGGTGGACCCCGTGAACCATGGCATGATATCCATAGTCGACTTGAGGGACCGGTTGCTTGGGATGTTCTTTTTAACTTCGAACAAAGGTGGAAAAAGCAAGGCGGGAAAGACATTCTTGTTAATTTACGTGAACTCGATGGTGTCATAACTCCCCCGTCACCCGTCATGTTTCCCGATGATCCCGAGACGTGGAACGTTCAAGTGTTCCGTTCTATTGACGGCGGGGCCGCGTTCGGGTTCCCGGACACACCTGAAGAGGCGGTTAAGTCGGGTCTAGTAAGTGGTAAAGATAACATAATCGATCGAAGTATACAAGACGCGTATATCCACGCAATAAGACGAGCAAAACGTTTCATCTATATCGAAAACCAGTACTTTCTTGGAAGCTCGTATGCATGGGAGTTTGATGACGTTAAAGGTGAAGATGTTGGTGCGTTGCATTTAATCCCGAAAGAACTATCGTTGAAAATTGTTAGTAAAATCGAGGCAGGGGAGAAGTTTACAGTTTACGTTGTGGTCCCGATGTGGCCCGAAGGGATACCAGAAAGTGCGTCGGTTCAAGCAATATTGGACTGGCAAAGGAGGACTATGGAGATGATGTATAAAGATATTGTTCGGGCTCTTGAAGCTCGCGGGCTTAAAGATGACCCGAGAGATTATCTCACGTTTTTCTGCCTTGGTAACCGTGAGGTTAAAAGGAGCGGTGAATATGAACCTTCTGAGAGGCCTGATCCCGATTCAGACTATTTGAAAGCCCAGGAGGCCCGACGCTTCATGATCTACGTGCATGCCAAAATGATGATCG TTGATGATGAATACATAATAGTCGGATCAGCCAACATCAACCAACGATCAATGGATGGCGCTAGAGACTCTGAAATAGCAATGGGAGCCTACCAACCGTACCATCTCACAACTCGTGAACCCGCACGAGGTGAAGTCCACGGTTTCCGTATGGCCCTATGGTACGAACACCTAGGCATGCTTGACGACAGCTTTCAAAATCCTGAAAGTACTGAATGTGTGAAAAAAGTGAACCAAATCGCCGAAAAGTACTGGGATTTGTTTGCAAGTGAGAATCTTGAACAAGACCTTCCGGGTCACTTGCTTCGGTACCCAATTGGGGTTGCTAGTGAAGGTCATGTTACTGAACTGCCTGGTGCCGAGTTTTTCCCTGATACGAAAGCTCGTGTTCTTGGTGGGAAAGTTGATTATCTTCCTCCAATCCTTACATCATAA